Within Paralichthys olivaceus isolate ysfri-2021 chromosome 19, ASM2471397v2, whole genome shotgun sequence, the genomic segment gaaaatgatgacaatCTGAATGACTTGATTTGAGTAGTGTACGCTCAGAATGCACAGAACAGATGTCTGCACCAAGAAGTTAGACCCCTGTGGTGTGTCATGCATTTCCTGTATGTCTTTCCTCTCCTGCATCTATACCACCACAAAATAAGGTCTCTCTAGAATCTCTAGAATAGTTACGAATGCGCAGCAACTTATGAGCCGCAAGCAATCTCACAAACAGAAACCCTCTCAAGACTATTGAGGAAAGAAGAGCTCACCAGCCCTGCTGTGCTTCAGTGACAACATTTATCACAGCAGCAATGAAACCAGGAGGAAAACCTGTTtattatatttgcatttctGGTTTCAGGTATGTCTGATGGTCTGTGTCAGAGACTGTATGCCCCCTGTATACCTAAAGAACCCCAGCTGACATGGGCACAAGACGAATGGGAGATTCCCAGAGAGACGTTGAAAATGGTGAAGAAACTGGGAGCTGGGCAGTTCGGAGAAGTGTGGATGGGTGAGAGAAAGCTACTAATGTCACCGGAGACATTTAATGAACAGAGACATTAAAGTGTGTCACTGTAACAACGCTGCTTAAAATCCTTGCTACAGGTTTCTACAAGAACACCCAAAAGGTGGCCATTAAGACGTTAAAAGAGGGAACAATGGCGCCTGAGGCCTTCCTCCAGGAGGCCAACCtcatgaagcagctgcagcatgaaCGACTGGTGCGTCTCTACGCTGTGGTCACGAAAGAGCCCATTCTCATCGTCACTGAGTTCATGATCAATGGTAAGACGCTAAATAAACACGTGGGTGGACAAACAACTCAGTTTTTAAGCTTTCGAATTTTactattattttctttctgtctataaataattaaaataaatatttaaaaaaatttgtCATCTTTACAAGGTTCAATCTATGAATCTAAACATTCCAATACacgaaagaaaagcagcaaatccttgAAAATGAGAGGCAGAAAAAGTTTCATATTTTTGAAGTATTATTCTATTTCACTTTGTTCTGTAATAGGTTTTGTTGCAGTCGTTTTAATTTAAACATTCTTAAACTACAGATTCAAACACTATGATGTCACTCAGTAGACAGTGTAACTCCAACCAGGCCCACCAGTCCCGTGATGCCATATTTAAACTTATTAGGATTTGCACCAATTTtcaaacactcataaatatcagtcgcATTTagcatgtctgattttttttttttccatcaaatgTCAATTGCCCCCgattcagatctgcaccaaaatgtaatggcttcttccctgaggaaatccatccagttgtttttgtgcaatcttgctaataaaccaaccaacaaacagacaggggtgaaaacataacctccttggctcACAAAACTCCTCCAACGATATTTATACCAAGCGGATGTTTGTGTATATGAATTTGATTCCTCTACCTACAATTTGCCTATCTGCATAACAGGAATGGAAAATACATTAGTTTCCGTTTGATtgcctttcatttttttatctgATGGTGTCACTTCTCTTattcttattttcttattcaCAGGATGTCTTCTGGACTTTCTGAAAACAGAAGacggaaacaaacaaaagctcaaAAAGCTGATAGACATGTCAGCGcaggttaaaaataaattcattaaaatcttacagttttgaataatgtatgtgacattttcatttattcatcatcGCCAACCCAAAACATTTCTGGTTAAtcttttgtgctttttctttgctgctgtgtttatttgtggCGACATGACGGCACAGATTTTTTGCATTCTTTACCACAAACAAAAACGTTTTTAAACGTGAGCTGTTCTCAGTGaatgtctgttgtgttttgtaaacTTTGACACCGGCCAGGATGTAACTACACGTGGAAACTGTCAGCAGTAGCTATGTGGTTTCTCTGGTGGTGCCTTCTGCTCGTCTGGTTTGAAGCCTCACCCTGCATCAATTATTAACATCCGGACAGGAAGTGGTGTTATTTTCCCACCCACACTGAGCTCCCTCAGAACTATTAAccatcccaaaaaaaaaaacccagcattTTGACTTCCTGAGAGTTGTCACATCCTGTTAAGCCCACTTTAGTGCCATTACTCTATAGTATGTAAACACAATACCAtgcatacacacgcacactgtgGCTGCACTGTTGCATGTGCTCATCTACCCTACACAGTGACCAGAAGAAATACACACTTTGTCTTCACAAAAACTCAATTTATTCTACATATTCTCTAAAATTGATATATTTCAAGTGCAattttctaatttatttatttttagttaataCTCTAATCTATTTATCTCAAAAATGTCATTAAGCCCTTCTAGGGATGGGTTTAGCAAATTAGCATTAACACTGATACTCGCATTAGACAGCTTTTCttagtttgtatttataaagtgtaTTTGTCATATATTAATTTTGCATTCGATATGTTAATTTCCTGTTTCTAATgctcttttcctgttttcttctaCATGACAGATCGCTGAGGGTATGGCCTACATCGAGAGGAAGAACTACATCCACAGAGACGTGCGTGCGGCCAACATACTGGTCAGTGAGACCCTGCACTGTAAGATAGCAGATTTTGGCCTGGCCAGGATCATCGAGTCAGAATACACAGCTCAGGAAGGTACAGTACGCCTGCAGCCTTTCAAACACGGTCAATAAATAAAAGGCTTTGAGCTAAAAAAGTCTTCACATTTTCTAGATTTTACTACTTCCCCAACATTATAAAGGTCTAAATTACATAACAATGCATTAATGTGGCAAAGATCTGCCAAAGGTGTCTTACACTTATTACTGAAATGCATCAGCGACTATAAGCTTTAAAGAGAGAGCTTTGTTGAAAGTACCTTACAAGCACGTGGTGTCGAACTGTAATCTCGACGACACATCGACAGTTGTTTGCCAGGCATCCGAATGCAGAATCTAAAATTGCTTTGCTGCTGTTACACTGCAAATTTCTCAGTTGGGAGACTTATAAAGACTGATCTTATTTTTACATTCTGATATGCTCtcaatatatattgtgttttcataCATACAAGAACTATTTAGACATTTGCTTTATACCATCTGCTTTCTCTCACCTTTTTTCCTGACATCTAGGTGCTAAATTTCCCATCAAATGGACAGCTCCAGAGGCCATCAACTTTGGCACATTCAGTATTAAGTCGGATGTTTGGTCCTTTGGGATCCTCCTGACAGAAATAGTCACCTATGGAAGAATACCATACCCAGGTAAAGGACCAGAGAAATACATTAATATATAGTTGTAATGCAGAACATAAATAGTAGGTTAACGTATAAATAGTAAATATATAGTAATCCAAGTGCAACATCGCTGTCTTGTTTGTTGCAAAATACCTTTTCAACTCAGTTTATTAAGATCTCACACTagcttcattttctttctttataatAAGGGATGACTAACCCGGAGGTGGTCAAGAGCCTGGACAGTTTCTACAGGATGCCTCGTCCTGAGGGTTGTCCCGAGGAACTCTACGACATAATGATGACCTGCTGGAAAGAGAGGCCTGAAGACAGGCCCACTTTTGAATACCTGCAGAACACGCTGTATGACTTCTACGTCGCCACCGAGGGACAATATGAGATGCAGCCGAGatgaaagcagagagaaaatgtttcctgGTGATAGAGACAGAAGTGAGACTTGAATACGTGGATGATCAAACAAACATCTTCACGATagatcaaattttattttacatttcgagtggacacattttttttcttctacttcATGAGTGAATAGTAAAGCTTCTTATTTATGGCTCCTTCCGTCTCTAGGAACTATGAGACTGAAAGAGTCAAATTCAGAAGACGTTTTATTTACTGACTGTCcccctggtattgatggctccCATTCCACTGAAAGTTATAAAGACACAATATGACTAATAAACAATGGATAAgtagaaataacaaaataataagcATAAACAGCTTAATATTTGTATAACACAGAGATAACCAGCCTGAAATTACAGGCATGATACAGAGATAACCAGCCTGAGATTACATGCACAATACTTGCACTTTTTATTATTCCAGCAATTCAGTGGATGTATAAAGAAACAGACTTTAAAAAGAGAATTTATATTGAGTGTTTTTCAAAATTTATAGAATTTTTGAATTTCATTTCTACTATCTCAATAACTGTATTAAAGAATTTTagtcacttaaaaaaaatgtgtgtttgacagaacattttagatttttaagaCTTCTGTGCTCAACAAAAAGTCAGTGAGATTATGAAGACGGCGACACTCTGAAGAGGGTCTGCATGAACAACAATACAACATTCAGATATCACTTTTCCAGCATAGACaccatgtgtttttaatctaaTTTCTGTTTGGAAGATTTTCAAACACAAAGTTACAGAAAAGAGGAACACCTGAATGCttagcagaaaacacaaactttacaATGCATGTTCATCTCagcagagagtgtgagagtgaacaGCAGCATACAGGAACCCATCGGCTGACTTTACTAAATGACTGTGGGTTTGATGGTCTGAAGAAAACCCTCCCTGGGGCTCAGACAGCGTCTTCGAGATAAGAGAGTGAAGTAGCTGCATAGGGGAAGGATTAAACTCTGCCATTTCCTGAAACGAgcggaaacaggaagtgtgagtcAGCATTCCCCAAATGCCACACAGCTGGAACGTACTCACACAAGAATCTTTTTTTGGTAGTTTAAAGACATTATGAAAAAGTTGTATCACTTGATATAGTTGATAAAGCGCCTTTGAATTGTGAGCGGGAAAGAGAGTTTTAtgttatttgatatatttaataataatataaagtgAGTAGGATGAAAATtagttttgaaataaatgaccTGAGCATCAGCTGGATCAACAGAAAGTGGAGCATCTTTAATTTCTTATATTATTAAACAAATTCTCTGCATCCCAGCATCAGATATCAGCCTGCACGATCACTATCTGTAGTATGACtcctatttatatatatatcaccaATGACATTTTGAGCATTTGAAGCATATGCTGTCGAAACAGGAGTAACTATACTCCTATCGTCCTGCAGAGGTCAGTGTTATACAGTTTTAGATGATGTAAGCAGAGGATCATAAACTGCAATGAAACTGGTTTACTGCTTATTTAGAAAGGAGAAGAGTGGAGCTTTTTTACAGTCATAGATAACAAAACATATGTCTCCTATTTAGAATATGGCTGACAGGgatattatttctatttctatttctattatttatgttttgGACCATTTATTGACAGGAATTTGTGTATTTGGGTCACAGAGGTTATGATATCTGATCTTCTGatccacatggctttcatagcacaggtatttttttttaccatgtaTTTTGTGActcactttgtaaccttgtattgataagtgctgtataaatctagttattattgtaattataacATACAGACAAATTAACAAAAAAGCAAAAGTATCATTCCTTAACAAAAAATTGATAAAACCAGGACTGAAATATTGAATCCAACAAATACAGGAGAGCATGTTGTGAAAGATCTTATTGTGACTCACAGGCCATCACCGCCCCAATCTGGATATATCAGGGATGATGCAGCTTCTTCCAAACCTAAAAGTTTCAGGAAATTATTCAGCCAATTGCATGAGTTACTTGACTTTCTAGTTCTGGCAGCTTAACCAAAAGGAGCAGTGATTGATTGTATAATCCATCTGTATAACAGAATCCATCTGTTGAGCACGAGCAAGTGAAGGTAGGAATTAAGGGATACACCTAATAATTGAATCACTGTTCTCAAAAGAACACAGGCCCAATCTGAGGGAATGACCATTAATACGCCTCACAGTGTAATATGACTGATAAGCAGCTCCGCTTGTCAGGAGCTGGGATGTTAACACCAGATGACAAGACGTGTGGGGTAAAGGTGGGGAGGCCTGatcaccctctctcctcctcctgctcgtcACGGCTGCCTCACAGAGGAATAATGACGGGAAACGCCGGCTCGTACACAGATTGATGACTGATTTTCGCAGAAGGCAACACATCATTAGCATCTTGTGAGGGTAAACCCCACACTGTCctctgggataaaaaaaaaaacaagcacatcAACCACAGATGAAAAGAGATGCGCTTTCATCTCCGGATGAAGCTGCTGCTTTCAATAGTGTTTGCTTGACATCCTGCTCCTCAAAAACATGGCTTTCTCTCCTGGGCTTTGATGTCATTAAATGAATGGAGTCCATCAAGCAGAGTGTTTGGTCCAATAGATGTGAGGACTCTTGACACAGTGACAGGAGATGTCCGCACAACATTTTGCAAAATGAGCTGCTAAAGTAGATAAGCAACAAAAGGGAAGATGTTTTTTTGGAGGGAATTGAAATCTGTCGGGGTTGTCACATGATTCATGATTTCATATGACATCATCTCATATTGTACAAAATCAATGACTCTGTTCTCTGACACAGACTCTAAaagaactaaactaaactaatcACACTTGATAAAGTTATCCTCTAAAGAGAGGTAAAGAGGTAAAagtctgtaaaatatcaaaatatcatTGTGAAGTCATTTACATCATGTATACAGAGGCAATTTAGgtcatgtcttgtttttttaagacgCACTGAGTAATCAAGTCCAGCAGGAAGCTGTTAATAACAGCTCAGGATAACTGCATGCTACCAGTCCAGCACTAAAAAGCACACAAAGTTAGCGACTACCTGGTGAATAGTGGAGCAACTTTTTCTATCTATACCAAACTAAATTAAAAGTTGAGTGAGTGCTGGACCTCGGTTCACAGACACGTGATAACAAATGAATACCAATGATGCTCCATGTCCACAGAACCCTCAAATAGGCAActgttttctaaaatgtttgtcACATGGACTGAAGATAAAGTaaccaaagcatcttgatctgtagtggatgggacatggacaaaactaaaaagtcaaactgCACTTCAAATAATCTAAGACAATTTAATTTGAGtctttaattttatatttaatatttgatgcCAATAAAACAGGGTGAAGTGTCAATACTGACTCCAAAtgaacaagatggcagcgtcaGTGGAGATGCACTGTCCACCATTATACACAGCCTATGGTTTATCAtaacaacattacatttctctcaTGACAAGTAATGCACATGATAAGTTATTGCTTATTTAAAGATCCACAATTTTATGAAATCAGATTTGCCAAATGCTTCAGGCTTTAGTACAAATCCACCTACAACAGGAaaaaatttattttataaactgCTCTACCACTGACGCAACCacaaaaaacatgtattttatgaAGCGATATATACTGAAAGTGTTCCATTCTAAAGTACACATCATTTCCATAGTATTGAGTCACTGGGCCAGACTTCTGCACTGTACATGAACTCACAGGGAAATCAATATGTAATAAACACGGCTGCCGGTCTCCTGAGTTCTGCTGGAGATTGATTGAAGCGGTCGGGATCAGGCCTGTGTCAGTCTTTGTGTCAAATGCTGAAAATGTAAAGCTTCTTCGGCGACTCCACGGATGTTACTGCTGACACAAGTGTCCTTGACTCTGCAGTATGTTAATGTTTCCTGATCAAACACCAACCACATGCTGAACATAAAACTCAGGAAAACGATGGAGACAAGAAAGAGGGCGGGACGTCTACATTCATACATTTACTAAAATGACCTTTTGTGTGTTAAGGGTATTTTCTGTGATGAAGCCAGATGTGAAAGAAATCTGAGCGTACACTTTCTGGAGGCCTGCCACCTTTCTTTGGGCTGATTGGGAGGTTTTTAGGAAACCATCTACTAGATTGATTCCCCTGATGTATGACTCTCTATGTGCATCTACTGTAAGGGAGCCTTAAAGCCATTTGAGGTAGCAAGAAGCCCAGCACACGCTCCAATTGTATCTGGTAATTGACTACTATGGTTGTGCTCAATGATGAGCCAAGGGCACCGGTAACTACGGGGAAATCTAATTATATGTGCGCTGGTGCAGTAAAAAAGTACTGAAGGATACTGCTGGCCTACGCAATGTGGGCTGAAATATGGCCGACCAGTGCTGTCTTTAGACTCTACGTCTCCACTGGTAAGCGTTAAGGGATGGAATCTGATTAGCTTCAAGAGAACGGCCACTTATGAAGAATTGGACCAATTGTGGAATCCCACAGTGCGTGCACGAAGATGCATCTCTCAGCTAAATGAACTCCGGGCACAGTCACATAAACCTTTCACTGGACAGTAAAAGACTCATCTTCATTACGTTTCACACAGCTGTAACACCTGGCACCTCGAGTCAGGGCCCGCCTCGTGTGAGTCTTCTGTTaggccccccccccaccccaccccaaaCAAGACAGCTCATCATCCCTGATCAGTATGCAGCGCTGCATGTGCTCCTGCCCGCTCCAAGAGCCCAGCTGTCACCGTCTCCCTTCTCCTGGCGGTCTGTGTATCGAATGTCAACGCAAATATTCATATATGTTCCTTTGACCTTGAGCAGTTGTCTCATCTATTCTTTTCATCTGAcatcaaaaaagaaatgaagaagtgGAGAGAAGGTCTTCTGTCAACTGAGATTGAAAAAATACAAGGGGACCTTCTACAatgttcagaatcagaatcagaatggTCGGTGGAATTATTTTTCAGTACAGCGTTGAATCAGCGGTGACATGGCACAATGACACTTGACAATAAATGGACAGGACAATATCATATAACATTATAGTACATTATAGTATAGTTTCCCGGGAAAAACAGTCTCTGATTTGTAAACTTAGGAGTGATGTCATCGAATGTAATGTTCCAATCTTACACTGTAAGTACCTGGGAGTCATCAGGGGGAAGAACAGTAGAACTTTAACCTGTCTGTGTCCACCTGAACTTATTAAAACCCTGTCGTCTCTCTGCCTTCTCATTACTAACAACCTTCTTTCACTGGACTCTGAACACTGAGCAATTAACATTGTCTCACACGAGGTGAAGTTATTTCTGGCGTTTTTAACCCCGTCCTCTCTGGATCCTGCTGGAAAGTATTAAACTGAATTCATGATTGAGGCTTTAATGTGAACTCGcccaaccccacccccccactcaTTTTGAAAGGTCTCCCACTCCGCCACTCGACTAATTTATTCATTAAAACCGAGCTCTTTAAGGCACCGCCTGCATTAAATTGTTCCTCGCGTTGTCCACAGTGGTTGAGATTAATCCGGCAGTCCAGAAGGTGACACATTCCTTAATGTATACAGTGGGAGGTATAGGTGTGATATCGCTGGCTACCCTCATAGTGAGACAGTGAAGAATGGATCCCTTTGATTTTCATTACGCTCGTTCATTTCTCAGGACAAGTTTACAACATGAACAATGAGATTAAGGgggatttttaaaataacaagcagagtgtgtgtgtgtgtgtatgtgtgtcgaGGCCCTTGCCCTAACCTTAAcgatcacaactaaatgccttaCCCTTACCCGAACCTAATTCTTCATAAATGAGGCCCGCAGTGTTAAAACTGGTCTCCCCACACTGAgaataaaaatcaattcattatgGTGAACTGTATATTTGAGTCCCACAGCTTGAATTCAGTTACACAAGCAGGACACTGCCCTTAACCAGGTGACGCACCAAATAAAAGTAAACTCTCCCTTGTGCAATAAACAGCCAAGCGACAGGGGCCGGTGGTGCAGTCGAGCAATTATGTCGAAAACAAGCACTTTGGTCCAAATTTAGAATGAAGCAGGAAAGATGCAGAGCATGTTGAGTGCTGCTATGCAATATTAACAACCCATGAACCTGAATGCTGCTTGTGtagattaatttattttattgcaaGTTGTTCAATTAATCCAATAAAGCACATTTTCTGTAATGTGAAGTTTCATACTTATCTTACACGCACTTACTCATTTTCCTTTTAATGCCGCtataaatcatttcaaagtCTCCACTGCTTTGATCAATTGTGAAATACTTTCATTTCTCACATCCCATCctattcttttctttcacaggccctttaaaataactttaaataataaaatacacccCATACTGTTAATCTTTAACAACGTACAGCAGCCTTCATTTGACCTCACTCCCACATaggagtgagggagagatgtATGAGTTAGAGACCCAtagataaaactaaagaaaatgaaataaaacaaatggcGGAAGGACACTGAGGCACAATATCATTACCGAATCATATGAAGTCCAATCGAACAGCTTTTAAATACTCAGTCCATTTTGACAAGATCTGATAGAACTTATCTTTATGCAATTTGAGGGAGAAAGACAACTTTTTCATAATGTAGATCTCATAGACCACATCTATCCATTCCTATCCTTCATGAAGCACCTTGTAACAGTGTTCTCactggtgctatacaaattaagtttattactattattatctttatttttattattattgactgaaatatttgtgttgaGAGGTTTGAAGAAAGTCATGGGACACATCCTCAGTCATGTTGTATTCCAACCTGCGACTACTCTGACAGGTTTAAGCCTCTGGAATAACTGGACACACATAAGAACCAATTAAAGATGGGTTTCCTTTGCAATGAAACAAGCTATAATGTAACTATTATTGAACTGTAGAATGACCTTTACATTATGATCATTGGTTGACTGTAAGGAAGTTATGTTTGATATACAACTGAACCTCGATATCTCTTAACTTCAGGACAAAACATATATAAACGAATACAGTCAATATACTGAGTGCTAGCCACAATAACCCAGAGTTCCCTGTGTGTGCTGAGGACAactgaaaagcttttattgaGATAAATGCCACAGAAATGTCAGCTACAAATAGGCAGCTGTCATGGTAACTCCAATATCTAATATCTGCTTTAAcgtctctctcattctctttttttttttaaagcctctgtgtgtgtctgctccgGCTCACTGAGGACCGATGTGCACATAGAAACCATGGCAACAACTCAGAGGGGGGGTCTTTTCTTGACCACTAAAAGGTTTGGAGAGGTTCATTTAGTTAGActcagctgcaaacacacacacacacacacacacacacacacacaagttataAAACTATATTGTAAGATCTGATTTCCTTCCaccgatgatgatgatgatgatgatgacaacgatgatggtgatgatgatggtgataatgatggtgatgatgatggtgatgatgaggatggtgatgatgacaatggttatgatgatgatgatgatgagggtgacggtgatgatgttgttgttgatgatgatggtgacggttatgatgatgatgatgatgaggatggtgatgatgacaacagttatgatgatgatgatgatgatgatgatggtgatggttatgatgatgatgatgaagatggtgatgatgacaatggttatgatgatgatgatgatgatgatgatgatgatgatgatggtgacggtgatgttgttgatgatgatgatgatgatgatgatgatgatgatgatgatgacttaCTCATGTGTCAGACTGCAGTGGGGCTGCACGTGCTGGGAGCTGGTCCCATGTATAGAGTTCCAATCTGACGTGAACCGCCTGTCCCACGAGGCAATGCTCTCAGCTTATCAACATGATTCATCCTCCTGATAACACGGTGTGTCTGGGGGAGCTGCACAGTGTATGATGggcgaggaggagggggaggaggaggaggagggtgttgAATAAAACACTCCGGGCTTATTATACAAGCATCTATCATTTACCAGCTCAGTGACTATAAACAGGGCgtcaaatgttgtgtttgatgatgGCATCTCTCTCAGTccctcaaacacaacacaattcaCTCCCTGTTGCACGACATCGCTCCTCACCACAACACTGCGGGTAAATATCATCACCTGCTGAAATATGAAAGCACTTTGGAGAGGCGTGTGCGTGCCTGGCGCACGGCGGCACCAGGTACAGGCACGCACAGCCGTCCAATGGAGAGCAGGGGATTAATCGAGGGTCTGGCTTAGCTGGGGGTGAGGCTACCGAATAGGAGGCGACTGCAGGAtgaccgacacacacacacacacacacacacacacacacacacacacacacacacacacacacacacacacacgcacacacgcacacacgcacacacgcacagtctGGAGGAGACGCGGATGGAGCCAGTCTGAGGCAGGGGAAACTTCCGAGgcgctgtccatggtgctgaaaccGCCGCCCGGGCGTCCCCTCTGCTCATGACGGAGGGGACACACGACCTTAACCTCCACGTGAGCGTCACCTCCTTCCACCTCCTTCCCCCCTGTTCGCACCTGCAGCTGGAGGATGATGGGAGTCGTCTCGGACCTCGTCTCTCAGTACGCATGATGGACGGATGGAAGGACttgtggattttaaaaaaaaacacctcatgCAGCGAATAATGCTCCTGCAAGGGCTGATTGATGTGAGCAGCTCGGGATTCAGCCACTGACCGATTCCTTCGTCAAcatgttataaaaaaaatgagCTTCACTGCCCTTCAAGCGTAGGAGACCTGCGTTTTTGTTAGTTTCTTTTGGGTTTTTTAACGAGAAGAGCAACGACGTACACAAAGACATGGCTCGTCTGCTTGTTATGGTCAACTCCGTGGTGCTGTTGCTTTTCGGCAGCGACGTGTTCTTGGTGGGAGCAAGTAAGTGTCAGTCACCTTATAAAAACCTTGTAAAATGCGTCATTGGCCACACACTAAAAAACAGAACCTGAGcaagtctttgtgtttgttaggGTTCAACGAGGCTTTTaatctgttttcctctgcacaACTAGATTCTCttaaatctacattttcattcaatcaTGGCAAACTCATTATAATCGTCAAGTCTATTCACTTGTAAACCAGCGTTGATCCTATATGCAGCTCCACCATGCACTTGTTTAACCATTATTCAGACTTTTCTTAACTTTCTGTGAATCAAAAACAAGTCACTGTCCTTAATTAAACATCCACTGGctttattttgaattgaaaactATAGAAAAAACTTAGCAGATTGATTTACTAATGCAACTAATATAAAAAGCAACTGCAGAGCAATAAAGTCTGGCAATGGGAATCATTACCATTAAcatttgtgattatttttcCACATCAGACAAAATCTTCACAGATTAATTTGAGTATATCAAATTAACCTGGAACAGcgaagaaagaaacaaaacatccaAAA encodes:
- the blk gene encoding tyrosine-protein kinase Blk, translating into MGCTWSDQTRVNEGDFYKGKHRSQAPHLLGDIARSRNSYLLNDDIVFVAQHDFKAKSKNDLPFKKGDKLKVLQENGEWWRARLLATGQEGFIPSNYVARADTMEVEKWYFKDLSRRETERLLLAPGNKPGAFLVRESETAKGSFSLSIRDYGPEGDDVKHYKIRTLDKGGFYISPSCSFPSLQELVTYYTRMSDGLCQRLYAPCIPKEPQLTWAQDEWEIPRETLKMVKKLGAGQFGEVWMGFYKNTQKVAIKTLKEGTMAPEAFLQEANLMKQLQHERLVRLYAVVTKEPILIVTEFMINGCLLDFLKTEDGNKQKLKKLIDMSAQIAEGMAYIERKNYIHRDVRAANILVSETLHCKIADFGLARIIESEYTAQEGAKFPIKWTAPEAINFGTFSIKSDVWSFGILLTEIVTYGRIPYPGMTNPEVVKSLDSFYRMPRPEGCPEELYDIMMTCWKERPEDRPTFEYLQNTLYDFYVATEGQYEMQPR